One Oryzomonas sagensis DNA segment encodes these proteins:
- a CDS encoding lipoprotein-releasing ABC transporter permease subunit has product MPFELFIGLRYLKAKRKSTFISIITFISTAGVTLGVMALIVVLAVMTGFEEDLKEKILGTNAHVVVIRSGAPMDDYQQVMAKLKGFKGVQAATPFIYNQVMLSSGKNVSGVVLRGIDVQSDRLVTKLSKSIIDGSIDKLDPVMGAGSDGQPGLVVGKELAKHLNLFVGDTINVVSPLGNITPLGMMPKMKPFRVVGIFNTGMFEYDSTLAYVSLAQAQAFFDLGDTVSGIQLKVDDVYHTGELARAINRTMGGDYYARDWMQMNRNILFALKTEKMVMFIILTLIVLVAAFGIASTLFMVVMEKTRDIAILKSMGATGLSIMKIFVLEGLIIGVIGTILGVASGLLIALNLEPIITVVEKVTGLNFFSKDVYYLDHFPSMVVPSDVVLISVTAVLISFIATLYPSWQASRMLPAEALRYE; this is encoded by the coding sequence ATGCCCTTCGAGCTTTTTATCGGGTTGCGCTATCTGAAGGCCAAGCGCAAATCAACATTCATTTCCATCATCACCTTTATTTCCACCGCCGGGGTCACCCTCGGCGTCATGGCGCTGATCGTGGTGCTGGCGGTCATGACCGGCTTTGAAGAAGACCTGAAGGAAAAAATCCTCGGGACCAATGCCCATGTGGTGGTCATCCGCAGCGGCGCCCCCATGGACGACTACCAGCAAGTCATGGCGAAGCTCAAGGGCTTCAAAGGGGTGCAGGCGGCCACGCCGTTCATCTACAACCAGGTCATGCTGTCGTCGGGCAAGAATGTCTCCGGAGTGGTGCTGCGGGGGATCGACGTCCAGTCGGACCGCCTGGTAACCAAGCTGAGCAAGTCGATCATAGACGGTTCCATCGACAAACTCGACCCCGTCATGGGGGCGGGCTCCGACGGCCAGCCGGGGCTGGTGGTGGGCAAGGAGTTGGCCAAACACCTGAACCTGTTCGTCGGCGACACGATCAACGTGGTTTCTCCCCTGGGGAACATCACCCCCTTGGGCATGATGCCCAAGATGAAGCCGTTTCGCGTGGTGGGGATCTTCAATACCGGCATGTTCGAGTACGACTCGACCCTGGCATACGTCAGCCTGGCCCAGGCCCAGGCTTTCTTCGACCTGGGGGATACGGTTTCCGGCATCCAGCTCAAGGTGGATGACGTCTATCATACCGGAGAACTGGCACGCGCCATCAACCGGACCATGGGGGGCGACTATTATGCCCGGGACTGGATGCAGATGAACCGCAACATCCTCTTTGCCCTGAAGACGGAGAAGATGGTCATGTTCATCATCCTGACCCTCATCGTCCTCGTGGCGGCCTTCGGCATCGCCTCGACCCTGTTCATGGTGGTTATGGAGAAGACCCGGGATATCGCCATCCTCAAATCCATGGGAGCCACCGGTCTCAGCATCATGAAAATATTCGTCCTGGAAGGGCTGATCATAGGCGTCATCGGCACCATCCTGGGCGTTGCCTCGGGGCTCCTCATCGCCCTCAATCTCGAGCCGATCATCACCGTCGTCGAGAAGGTCACCGGCCTGAACTTTTTCAGCAAGGACGTGTATTATCTGGACCATTTCCCGTCGATGGTGGTGCCGTCGGATGTGGTCCTGATATCGGTGACCGCGGTGCTGATTTCGTTCATCGCCACCCTGTACCCATCGTGGCAGGCGTCCAGGATGCTGCCCGCCGAGGCGTTGCGCTATGAGTAG
- a CDS encoding ferritin-like domain-containing protein has protein sequence MSDDQVCYTFDAAVEMAIEMENEGFRSYLAALRRVTNKGARELLRDNALDELDHKHQLEKALLEGRMGGGEALDKPIPTMHLDYVFKKQELGPESGVREALVYAIHLEKGAVDFYGKVASGCSGAPMGQLFQQLFKEESRHLQALEDLYEQHFMTEN, from the coding sequence ATGAGCGACGATCAGGTCTGCTATACCTTTGATGCTGCCGTGGAGATGGCCATTGAGATGGAGAACGAGGGTTTTCGCAGTTATCTTGCCGCCCTCCGCAGGGTGACGAACAAGGGGGCGCGGGAACTTCTGCGCGATAATGCGCTGGATGAGCTCGACCATAAACACCAGTTGGAAAAGGCGCTGCTGGAAGGGCGCATGGGGGGGGGCGAGGCCCTGGATAAGCCGATCCCCACCATGCACCTGGACTATGTCTTCAAAAAACAGGAGCTTGGCCCCGAGTCGGGTGTGCGGGAGGCGTTGGTCTACGCCATTCACCTGGAGAAGGGTGCCGTCGATTTTTACGGCAAGGTCGCATCGGGGTGCAGCGGCGCCCCCATGGGGCAGCTCTTTCAACAGCTTTTCAAGGAAGAAAGCCGCCATTTGCAGGCGTTGGAAGACCTCTACGAACAACACTTCATGACGGAAAACTGA
- a CDS encoding peptidylprolyl isomerase → MSEQNPRVMLETSKGSIKIELFSDKAPITAKNFLSYVREGFYDGLVFHRVIKDFMVQGGGMNENLEQKKPKFAIKNEADNGLSNERGTLAMARTSVVDSATSQFFINVVDNSFLDHRGKQPDLYGYCVFGKVLEGMEVVDEIRAVKTGTSRGHSDVPVEPVFIVSAKVVE, encoded by the coding sequence ATGTCCGAGCAGAACCCACGTGTCATGTTGGAAACGTCCAAGGGCTCCATCAAGATCGAGCTGTTTAGTGATAAGGCGCCAATCACCGCAAAGAATTTTCTTTCCTACGTTCGTGAAGGGTTTTACGACGGGTTGGTCTTCCACCGGGTCATCAAGGATTTCATGGTGCAGGGCGGTGGCATGAATGAAAACCTGGAGCAGAAAAAGCCCAAGTTCGCCATCAAGAACGAGGCCGACAACGGCCTTTCCAACGAGCGCGGCACCCTGGCCATGGCCCGTACTTCCGTGGTGGATTCCGCTACCTCCCAGTTTTTCATCAATGTGGTGGACAACTCCTTTCTCGACCACCGGGGCAAGCAGCCGGACCTCTACGGCTACTGCGTCTTTGGCAAGGTGCTGGAAGGCATGGAGGTGGTTGACGAGATCCGCGCCGTCAAGACCGGCACCAGCAGGGGCCATTCCGACGTCCCCGTGGAGCCGGTTTTCATCGTGTCGGCCAAGGTCGTCGAATAG
- the lysS gene encoding lysine--tRNA ligase: MEELSELLLQRRRKVDALWEAGVNPYPNDFKPLHTSADVVAAYGGTEQFDASGERYIVAGRMLARRSFGKAAFIQLQDRKGRIQVYVKKDEIGAEAFETFESFDIGDIVGIEGFPFRTKTGELSLHAKQIRLLVKSLHPLPEKFHGLTDLETRYRQRYVDLIVNPESREVFIKRSRVVNLIRGFMAGRDFLEVETPMMHPIPGGATARPFVTHHNALDMQLFLRIAPELYLKRLVVGGLERVFEINRNFRNEGISVRHNPEFTMMEFYQAYATYEELMDFTEELFCHVAQEILGTLDFTCQGNEISFKRPWKRLTVREAILEHGDIDAKQLDDRDLALAYARGLGLDLPQDIGHGKLVMEIFDEVVEHKLIQPTFITAYPTEVSPLSRKNDHNPDIVDRFELIIGGREIANAFSELNDPVDQKERFLSQVAEKNKGDEEAHYMDEDYVRALEYGMPPTAGEGIGIDRLVMLLTDSASIRDVILFPQLRKEMK; the protein is encoded by the coding sequence ATGGAAGAACTCAGCGAACTCCTGCTTCAGAGACGCCGCAAGGTCGATGCCCTCTGGGAGGCCGGAGTCAATCCCTACCCCAATGATTTCAAACCGCTGCACACCTCGGCCGATGTGGTTGCCGCCTACGGCGGCACGGAACAGTTCGATGCCAGCGGTGAACGGTACATCGTGGCTGGCCGCATGCTTGCCCGGCGTTCCTTCGGCAAGGCCGCCTTCATCCAGCTCCAGGACCGCAAGGGGCGCATCCAGGTCTATGTCAAAAAGGACGAGATCGGCGCAGAGGCCTTCGAGACCTTCGAATCCTTCGATATCGGCGATATCGTCGGTATCGAGGGGTTTCCCTTCCGCACCAAGACCGGCGAACTGTCGCTCCACGCGAAGCAGATCCGTCTCCTGGTCAAATCGCTGCACCCGTTGCCGGAGAAGTTCCACGGCCTCACCGACCTGGAAACCCGTTACCGCCAACGGTACGTGGATCTCATCGTCAATCCGGAATCGCGCGAGGTCTTTATCAAGCGTTCCCGGGTCGTCAACCTGATCCGCGGTTTTATGGCCGGCCGCGACTTCTTGGAGGTCGAGACCCCCATGATGCACCCGATCCCCGGCGGCGCCACGGCCCGGCCCTTCGTCACCCATCACAACGCCCTGGATATGCAGCTTTTTCTGCGCATTGCCCCCGAACTCTACCTGAAACGCCTGGTGGTGGGCGGCCTGGAAAGGGTCTTCGAAATCAACCGCAACTTCAGGAACGAGGGAATCTCGGTGCGTCACAACCCCGAGTTCACCATGATGGAGTTCTATCAGGCCTACGCCACCTATGAAGAACTGATGGATTTCACCGAAGAGCTCTTCTGCCATGTGGCCCAGGAGATTCTCGGCACGCTGGATTTCACCTGCCAGGGGAACGAGATCAGCTTCAAGCGCCCCTGGAAGCGCCTGACCGTCCGGGAGGCGATCCTGGAGCACGGCGATATCGACGCCAAACAGTTGGACGACCGCGACCTGGCGCTGGCCTATGCCCGCGGCCTCGGCCTCGACCTTCCCCAGGACATCGGCCACGGCAAGCTGGTCATGGAGATCTTCGATGAGGTGGTCGAGCACAAGCTGATCCAGCCGACCTTCATCACCGCCTATCCGACCGAGGTGTCGCCGCTGTCGCGCAAGAACGATCACAACCCCGATATCGTCGACCGCTTCGAATTGATCATCGGCGGCCGCGAGATCGCCAATGCCTTCTCGGAGCTGAACGATCCGGTCGACCAGAAGGAGCGTTTCCTCTCCCAGGTGGCCGAGAAGAACAAGGGGGACGAGGAGGCCCATTACATGGATGAGGACTATGTCCGCGCCCTGGAGTACGGCATGCCCCCCACGGCCGGCGAAGGTATCGGCATTGACCGCCTGGTGATGCTCTTGACGGATTCCGCGTCGATCCGCGACGTGATCCTGTTTCCCCAGTTGCGGAAGGAAATGAAATAG
- a CDS encoding ABC transporter ATP-binding protein, producing MSNLLEVRALCKTYATGPNRVEVLAGIDLELEAATTTALVGASGAGKSTLLHLLGALDRPSSGTVSFRGEDIFRKSDRELAFFRNKSIGFVFQFHHLLSEFTALENVMMPALIARTARDKARATAEELLDDVGLSHRLGHRPGELSGGEQQRVAIARALALSPELLLADEPTGNLDMKTSEGVHALLAELQQKKGLTLVVVTHNEHLAAAMGRTVRLVDGRLE from the coding sequence GTGAGCAACCTTCTCGAGGTTCGCGCCCTGTGCAAGACCTATGCAACCGGGCCGAACAGGGTTGAGGTGCTGGCCGGCATCGACCTTGAATTGGAAGCCGCGACCACCACCGCCCTGGTGGGGGCTTCGGGTGCCGGCAAGAGTACGCTGTTGCACCTGTTGGGGGCGCTGGACCGGCCGTCATCGGGGACCGTCAGCTTTCGCGGCGAGGATATTTTTCGAAAAAGCGACCGTGAACTGGCGTTTTTCCGCAACAAAAGCATCGGGTTTGTCTTCCAGTTTCACCATCTGCTGTCCGAATTCACCGCCCTGGAAAACGTCATGATGCCGGCCCTGATCGCCCGCACTGCTCGTGACAAGGCCAGGGCAACGGCAGAGGAGTTGCTGGATGATGTCGGGCTCTCCCACCGCCTGGGGCACCGCCCCGGTGAATTGTCCGGCGGCGAGCAGCAGCGGGTGGCCATTGCGCGCGCCCTGGCGCTGTCGCCGGAGTTGCTGCTGGCGGATGAGCCGACCGGCAATCTGGATATGAAGACCAGCGAGGGTGTGCATGCTCTTTTGGCCGAATTGCAGCAGAAAAAGGGACTGACCCTGGTTGTCGTCACCCATAACGAACATCTGGCTGCCGCCATGGGAAGAACCGTGCGGCTGGTTGATGGACGGCTTGAATAA
- a CDS encoding Rne/Rng family ribonuclease, with protein sequence MSETVSKKMLINVMHPEETRVAIVHDGRLMELNIEISGKEQTKGNIYKGVVLRVEPGLQAAFVDIGRAKPGFLQMGELHPDFWQWRDDVPEDQRKRRPRIQEVLRRGQELVVQVEKDERDTKGSALTSYISLPGRYMVIMPGSDSTGISRKVEQEGERKKLKEIVAGLNVPEGIGYIIRTEAVGRTPEELHKDLENLLELYADIKARAAGISGAGEVYRDSGLIIRSIRDYFSDDIDEVLVDSKDAYREAKEFFRETMPKCEKRVKLHKEKRPIFSRFQLEEQIDQIYEKRVALPSGGSLIIEPTEALVSIDVNSGKSCGERGIEDTAYKTNLEAAEEVARQLRLRDLGGLIVIDFIDMRERKHNGDVEKALKHALKMDKARVNLGRISEFGMLEMSRQRIAKTLNDAIHLACPHCEGRGKVKSVEAMAVSFLRKVHAAAAKGTVAEVRGSLPLEVAYYLLNRKKRDLTQIENDYEIEVTVKGKPSFTMNQLELETVKREKPRMEDVRASEAEAAEAPKQPEPSERKVDRPEPARAEEKVAEGVVAEGGKKRKRRRKKKKPAGDGAPEAVAVAAESPAPEGGPEESRQQAAPPAEAARDQEDDATPETPAKKKRKRRRRKGGKAQDGDTAETAAPMAEAVETAPAAPAEQAVPVEPEAAAVPKRPRRGKTARAATEAAAAPAAVAADVAVPAAAAPAEEPAPEKRAKPRRTTRKAKQEDEAAIVQPGAVAPEPPVADKTEAAPETEKPKRAKAPRTRKKIEPAPAAADAPPVEADPGAAKPEKKTAKPRRAPAKKAAKAPAPSEPVVEEAVAPKKRASRSRSVKKDEENR encoded by the coding sequence ATGAGCGAGACCGTAAGCAAAAAAATGCTGATCAATGTCATGCATCCCGAAGAGACGCGGGTGGCTATCGTGCACGATGGCCGCCTGATGGAGCTCAACATCGAGATCAGCGGCAAGGAACAGACCAAGGGCAATATCTACAAGGGGGTCGTGCTGAGGGTTGAACCGGGCCTCCAGGCCGCCTTCGTCGATATCGGGCGGGCCAAGCCGGGTTTTCTCCAGATGGGGGAGTTACATCCCGACTTCTGGCAGTGGCGCGACGATGTCCCGGAGGATCAGCGCAAGCGCCGGCCCCGCATCCAGGAGGTGCTGCGCCGCGGCCAGGAGCTGGTGGTGCAGGTGGAAAAGGACGAGCGGGACACCAAAGGTTCGGCCCTGACCAGCTACATCTCCCTGCCGGGACGCTACATGGTGATCATGCCGGGTAGCGACTCCACCGGCATCTCCCGCAAGGTCGAGCAGGAGGGCGAGCGTAAAAAACTGAAGGAAATCGTGGCCGGCCTGAACGTCCCCGAGGGGATCGGCTACATCATCCGCACCGAGGCGGTCGGGCGCACGCCGGAGGAGTTGCACAAGGACCTGGAAAACCTGCTGGAGTTGTACGCGGATATTAAAGCGCGGGCAGCAGGGATCAGCGGGGCGGGCGAAGTCTACCGCGACAGCGGGCTGATCATCCGCTCCATCCGCGATTATTTTTCCGACGACATCGATGAGGTGCTCGTCGACAGCAAGGACGCCTACCGGGAGGCCAAGGAGTTTTTCCGCGAGACCATGCCCAAGTGCGAAAAACGGGTCAAGCTGCATAAGGAGAAACGCCCCATTTTTTCCCGTTTTCAACTGGAAGAGCAGATCGACCAGATCTACGAGAAGCGGGTTGCGCTTCCCTCCGGCGGCTCGTTGATCATCGAACCGACCGAGGCGCTGGTCAGCATCGACGTGAACTCGGGCAAGTCCTGCGGCGAGCGGGGGATTGAGGATACCGCCTACAAGACCAACCTGGAGGCCGCCGAAGAGGTGGCGCGCCAGCTCCGGTTGCGCGACCTGGGCGGCCTGATCGTGATCGACTTCATCGACATGCGGGAACGGAAGCATAACGGCGATGTTGAGAAGGCCCTCAAACATGCCCTCAAGATGGACAAGGCCCGGGTCAATCTGGGGCGGATCTCCGAATTCGGCATGCTGGAGATGTCGCGCCAGCGCATCGCCAAGACGCTCAACGACGCCATTCACCTGGCGTGCCCCCACTGCGAGGGGCGCGGCAAGGTCAAGTCGGTGGAGGCCATGGCCGTCTCGTTCCTGCGCAAGGTGCATGCCGCCGCGGCCAAAGGGACCGTGGCCGAGGTACGCGGTTCCCTGCCGCTGGAAGTCGCCTATTACCTGCTGAATCGCAAGAAGCGGGATCTGACCCAGATCGAAAACGATTACGAGATCGAGGTAACGGTGAAGGGGAAACCCTCCTTTACCATGAACCAGCTCGAACTGGAGACCGTCAAACGGGAAAAACCGCGTATGGAGGATGTCCGTGCCTCCGAGGCGGAAGCTGCCGAGGCGCCGAAACAGCCGGAACCGTCGGAACGGAAGGTTGACCGGCCCGAACCCGCGCGGGCGGAAGAAAAGGTGGCCGAGGGCGTCGTTGCCGAAGGTGGCAAGAAGCGCAAACGCCGCCGCAAGAAGAAGAAACCGGCCGGAGACGGAGCACCCGAGGCGGTAGCCGTGGCCGCCGAATCCCCGGCACCGGAAGGGGGGCCGGAGGAATCGCGGCAGCAAGCCGCACCACCGGCGGAAGCCGCGCGCGACCAGGAAGACGACGCTACGCCGGAAACCCCGGCCAAGAAAAAGCGCAAGCGCCGTCGCCGTAAAGGGGGCAAGGCGCAGGATGGGGACACCGCGGAAACAGCGGCGCCAATGGCCGAGGCAGTGGAAACCGCCCCGGCGGCGCCCGCCGAACAGGCTGTCCCGGTTGAGCCCGAAGCGGCGGCGGTCCCCAAAAGGCCCCGGCGCGGCAAGACGGCCCGGGCGGCCACGGAGGCTGCCGCCGCACCGGCCGCCGTGGCCGCGGATGTCGCCGTCCCGGCCGCTGCTGCCCCGGCTGAGGAGCCGGCGCCCGAAAAGCGTGCCAAGCCGCGCCGCACGACCCGTAAGGCCAAGCAGGAGGACGAAGCGGCTATCGTCCAGCCCGGGGCCGTTGCCCCCGAACCGCCCGTTGCGGATAAAACCGAGGCGGCCCCGGAGACGGAAAAGCCCAAACGGGCCAAAGCCCCCCGCACCCGGAAGAAGATCGAGCCGGCGCCGGCAGCGGCAGACGCTCCCCCTGTAGAAGCGGACCCTGGGGCGGCGAAGCCGGAGAAAAAAACGGCGAAACCGCGCCGGGCTCCGGCTAAAAAGGCCGCCAAAGCCCCCGCCCCATCCGAGCCGGTGGTTGAGGAAGCCGTGGCGCCGAAAAAACGCGCGAGCCGTTCCCGGAGCGTCAAAAAGGACGAAGAAAACCGGTAG
- a CDS encoding OmpH family outer membrane protein, whose protein sequence is MRRFILAAVMFLGFAAASASAADVKIGYVDMQRALNNSESGKEAKEQLAARLKKYQDEINGKQEELKKLKDELEKQGMLLSETARAAKEKDYQQRLKEFQRFTKDAQDELQAKDEEFTRKILEEMEKVIKEYGRTNGYAFIFAKNDSMMLYVDEKSDVTEEVLKRFNTAKKK, encoded by the coding sequence ATGAGAAGGTTTATACTGGCGGCAGTCATGTTTTTGGGCTTTGCAGCTGCATCGGCGTCTGCTGCCGATGTGAAGATCGGCTATGTCGATATGCAGCGGGCGCTCAACAACTCCGAGTCGGGCAAGGAGGCTAAGGAGCAGTTGGCGGCACGGCTCAAGAAATATCAGGACGAAATCAACGGCAAGCAGGAAGAGCTCAAGAAGCTGAAGGATGAGCTTGAAAAACAGGGAATGCTCCTCTCCGAAACGGCCAGGGCCGCCAAGGAAAAGGACTATCAGCAGCGGCTGAAAGAGTTCCAGCGTTTCACCAAGGATGCCCAGGATGAGCTTCAGGCCAAGGATGAAGAATTTACCCGCAAGATTCTTGAGGAGATGGAAAAGGTTATCAAGGAGTACGGCCGGACCAACGGCTACGCCTTTATCTTTGCCAAAAACGACAGTATGATGCTGTATGTCGATGAAAAGTCCGATGTGACCGAAGAGGTGCTGAAGCGCTTCAACACCGCCAAAAAGAAATAG
- the lpxD gene encoding UDP-3-O-(3-hydroxymyristoyl)glucosamine N-acyltransferase, whose amino-acid sequence MQQSKTLKEIAEYLGGTVRGDGAVRVGGLAPLETAGPETITFLANHKYAAKVAETKAGAVLMAPGNESYGRNVVEVANPYLGFAKLLTLFYTSPHPGLGILPEANVGTGVTLGEGISIYPGACIGNNVTIGARTVIHSGAVIYEGAAIGDDCVVHANAVIRERCRLGNRVIIQPGAVIGSDGFGYAPDGRGYYRIPQIGIVVLEDDVEVGANTTVDRAALEVTLVKQGTKLDNLVQVAHNCQIGRDCMIVSQVGISGSTKVGDHVTLAGQVGVAGHLTIGDNVMVGAKSGVPNSLAANAGYSGYPAQPHKEWLKSMAVVSNLPTLKKTVSSLEKRIAELEKQLKK is encoded by the coding sequence ATGCAACAAAGTAAAACATTGAAAGAAATTGCCGAATACCTGGGCGGTACGGTGCGGGGGGATGGTGCGGTGCGCGTTGGCGGCCTTGCCCCCCTGGAAACAGCCGGACCCGAGACCATCACATTCCTGGCAAACCACAAGTACGCCGCCAAGGTCGCGGAGACCAAGGCCGGAGCGGTGCTGATGGCCCCAGGAAACGAAAGCTACGGCCGCAATGTGGTCGAAGTGGCCAATCCGTACCTGGGGTTTGCCAAGCTACTGACACTCTTCTACACCTCCCCCCACCCCGGGCTGGGAATACTGCCCGAGGCGAACGTGGGGACCGGCGTGACGCTGGGGGAGGGGATCAGCATCTATCCCGGCGCCTGCATCGGGAACAACGTCACCATCGGCGCTCGGACCGTCATCCACAGCGGCGCGGTCATCTACGAGGGGGCCGCGATCGGCGATGACTGCGTGGTGCATGCCAACGCCGTTATCCGCGAGCGCTGCCGTCTCGGAAACCGGGTGATCATCCAGCCCGGCGCGGTTATCGGGAGCGATGGGTTCGGTTATGCCCCGGATGGTCGCGGCTATTACCGGATTCCCCAGATCGGCATCGTGGTGTTGGAAGATGATGTGGAGGTGGGTGCCAATACGACCGTTGACCGGGCCGCTCTGGAGGTCACCCTGGTAAAACAGGGGACCAAGCTCGACAATCTGGTGCAGGTCGCCCACAACTGCCAGATAGGGCGCGATTGCATGATCGTCTCCCAAGTGGGGATATCGGGCAGCACCAAGGTCGGCGACCACGTGACCCTGGCCGGCCAGGTCGGGGTTGCCGGTCACCTGACCATCGGTGACAACGTGATGGTGGGGGCCAAGTCGGGAGTACCCAACTCCCTGGCCGCCAATGCCGGCTACAGCGGCTATCCGGCGCAGCCCCACAAGGAGTGGCTCAAATCCATGGCGGTTGTCTCCAACCTGCCGACCCTGAAGAAAACGGTCAGCAGCCTGGAAAAACGCATCGCCGAACTGGAAAAACAGCTGAAAAAATGA
- the bamA gene encoding outer membrane protein assembly factor BamA yields MAVMVVCAFQLVVAGTARAEGEKILEVRTKGNQRIESAAILNVVSSKAGDTLSADKTDADIRAIYKLGHFQDIQAATEETDKGVVLVYTVLEKPVVRDIKFEGNKEISTDKLKEALEFRQNAILSTKDLAKSVAKMKKLYGDEGYYLAEIEPLTEKRTPTELAITFKVTEGKKILIRTIRFDGNRAFTDKQLLKVMETKEKWFLSWLTGAGTYKEEVLKNDALLIADHYMNNGYINVKVGEPVVKLTDAKDALEVFIGITEGQQFRIGDLDFKGDLLEPVSELRKKVKVEPGQIFSRSTLRTDIATLTDAYADKGYAFANVNPLTKADSAKQTIDLSFDMEKGELVSIERINIAGNPKTRDKVVRRELRITEGELYSATGIKRSKQNLMNTGFFEEANLATAKGSAGNKLNVNVDVKEKPTGSFSIGGGYSSLDGIIGQGSVQQSNFLGLGLKANVSGSIGGKSQTYSLGLTDPYFLDTKWTLGADVYRTQRDYSDYTRRLTGGDIKGGYPINDFIGTFFMYKYEIKDIYNPQQAYQDLHSSDPDTYPLGMTTTSSVMASITHNNTDYHLDPTTGFINSLTAEFAGLGGNNKFARYTLENTWFHPIYKKLIFSTKLALGYVQEVGGKLVPIDEKFYLGGIYSLRGYKARTVSPTKHLGTASPENGVKSDEVVYLGGNKEAYGNMEFSFPILPEAGVKGVVFFDYGNSTNDSYSKMFGSLLLSYGGGIRWASPLGPLRLEYGIPVNPRAELDSRSGRFEFSIGSLF; encoded by the coding sequence ATGGCAGTGATGGTGGTATGTGCGTTTCAGCTTGTCGTCGCCGGTACGGCGCGGGCTGAGGGCGAAAAGATTCTCGAGGTACGGACCAAGGGCAATCAGCGCATTGAATCGGCTGCCATCCTCAATGTCGTTTCGAGCAAGGCCGGCGACACCCTGTCCGCCGACAAGACCGACGCAGATATCCGCGCCATTTACAAACTGGGGCATTTCCAGGATATTCAGGCCGCGACGGAAGAGACCGACAAAGGCGTGGTTCTCGTCTATACGGTGCTGGAAAAACCGGTTGTCCGCGACATTAAATTCGAGGGGAACAAGGAAATCAGTACCGACAAGCTCAAGGAGGCCTTGGAATTCCGTCAGAATGCCATCCTCTCCACCAAGGACCTTGCCAAGAGCGTTGCCAAGATGAAAAAACTCTACGGCGACGAAGGGTACTATCTCGCCGAGATCGAACCGCTGACGGAAAAACGTACGCCCACGGAGCTTGCGATTACCTTCAAGGTCACCGAAGGGAAGAAGATCCTTATCCGCACCATCCGCTTCGACGGGAACAGGGCCTTCACCGACAAGCAGTTGCTCAAGGTTATGGAAACCAAGGAAAAGTGGTTTCTGTCGTGGCTGACCGGGGCAGGCACATACAAGGAAGAGGTGTTGAAAAACGACGCCCTGCTGATCGCCGACCACTACATGAACAACGGCTACATCAATGTCAAGGTGGGTGAGCCGGTTGTCAAGCTGACCGATGCCAAGGACGCGCTGGAGGTGTTCATCGGCATCACGGAGGGGCAGCAGTTCCGCATCGGTGACCTCGACTTCAAGGGAGACCTGCTTGAACCGGTGAGCGAACTGCGCAAGAAGGTCAAGGTCGAGCCGGGACAGATCTTCAGTCGGAGCACCCTGCGCACCGATATAGCCACCCTGACAGATGCCTATGCCGACAAGGGGTATGCCTTTGCCAACGTCAACCCATTGACGAAGGCCGACAGCGCAAAACAGACCATAGATTTGAGTTTCGATATGGAAAAGGGTGAGCTGGTTTCCATCGAGCGGATCAATATCGCAGGCAACCCCAAGACCCGCGACAAGGTGGTCCGTCGTGAGTTGCGCATCACCGAGGGCGAACTCTACAGCGCCACCGGCATCAAGCGCAGCAAGCAAAACCTTATGAACACGGGCTTTTTCGAGGAAGCCAACCTTGCGACGGCCAAGGGGAGCGCCGGCAACAAACTCAATGTCAACGTGGACGTCAAGGAAAAGCCGACCGGGTCGTTCAGCATCGGCGGCGGATACAGTTCCCTGGACGGCATCATCGGGCAGGGGTCCGTGCAGCAATCGAATTTCCTCGGCCTGGGGCTCAAGGCGAACGTTTCCGGTTCCATCGGCGGCAAGTCCCAGACCTACTCCCTCGGCCTGACCGATCCCTACTTCCTCGACACCAAGTGGACGCTGGGGGCCGACGTCTACCGGACGCAGCGCGATTACAGCGACTACACCCGGCGCCTGACCGGCGGCGACATCAAAGGAGGGTACCCGATCAACGACTTTATCGGCACCTTCTTCATGTACAAGTATGAGATCAAGGACATCTACAACCCCCAGCAGGCCTATCAGGACCTCCACTCCTCCGATCCGGACACCTATCCGCTGGGAATGACGACGACCAGTTCGGTCATGGCCAGTATCACCCACAATAACACCGACTACCACCTCGACCCCACAACCGGTTTCATCAATTCGCTTACTGCCGAATTCGCCGGTCTGGGGGGAAATAACAAGTTTGCCCGCTATACCCTGGAGAACACCTGGTTTCACCCGATTTACAAGAAGCTGATCTTCTCCACCAAGCTGGCTTTGGGGTATGTCCAGGAGGTGGGAGGGAAGCTGGTGCCGATCGACGAGAAGTTCTACCTGGGCGGCATCTACTCGCTGCGCGGTTACAAGGCCCGCACGGTTTCCCCGACCAAGCATCTAGGGACAGCAAGCCCGGAGAACGGCGTTAAATCCGACGAAGTGGTCTACCTCGGGGGCAACAAGGAGGCCTACGGCAACATGGAGTTTTCCTTCCCCATCCTGCCTGAGGCGGGGGTCAAGGGGGTCGTGTTCTTCGATTATGGCAATAGCACCAACGATTCATACAGCAAGATGTTCGGTTCGTTGCTGCTGAGCTACGGTGGGGGGATCAGATGGGCTTCGCCGCTTGGGCCGCTCCGTCTTGAGTATGGCATCCCCGTCAACCCGCGCGCCGAGCTGGACAGTCGTAGCGGCAGGTTCGAGTTTTCGATCGGCAGCCTCTTTTAG